DNA sequence from the Halorussus sp. MSC15.2 genome:
AGGTCGGTCCCCCGGAGGTTCGGGTGGACCGACCCGACCGACTTGCCCGCGTACTCGCGGCTGGTCGCGCCCGCGAGGTCGAAGTTCGGGTGACCCGAGAGGATGCGGAGGAGTTCGCCGCCCGCGAACCCGCTCGCGCCGACGACGGTGGCGGTGAGACTCTCGCCGGTCGTGTCCTCCTCGCCTATCGCGGTCGTCGCTTCGTCGTCTGCCGCGGTACTCTCCTCGTCGTCGCCCGCCGTGGCCGTCCCGTTCGTGATGGGCATCAGGCGACCACCTCGTGTTTCGCGGCGGCCTTCGCTTCCAGCCAATCGACCACTTCGGCGGGCACGTCCACGTCGGCGGTGTCGTTCAGCGACTTGAACTCGACGGTGTGGTTGACCTCGTGGACGGTGTAGTTGGTCCCGTCGCCACCGACTTCCATCAGGTCCACGCCCAGCAAACCGCCGCCGACCGCGTCGCTGGCCTGCTGGACCAGCTTCTTCGCTTCGGCGTCGAGTTCGAACGCCTCGGTCTCGGCACCCTTCGCGGCGTTCGTGAGCCAGTGGTCCGACGAGCGCACCATCGCGGCGACGGGTTCGCCGTCCGTCGCGAGGACGCGAACGTCGCGGCCGGGCTTGTCCACGAACTCCTGCACGTAGAACACCTTGTGTTCGTAGTGGCCGAGCGTGGCCTTGTGTTCGAGAATCGCCTCCGCGGCGCTCCGGGAGTCGATTTTGGCCATCAGGCGACCCCACGACCCGACGACGGGCTTGAGGACGCAGGGGTAGCCGAACTCCTCGATGCTCTCCATCGCCGACTCCTTGGTGAACGCCACGTCGGTCGCGGGCGTGGGGACGCCGGCGCCGGCGAGCGCGAGGCTGTTCTGCACCTTGTCGGCGCAGGTGCGGGCGGTCTCCGCGGAGTTGACCACGGGCACGCCGTACGCCTCGCAGAACTTCGTGGCGTAGAGGCTCCTGCTCGTGGCGAGACACCGGTCCACCACGACGTCGAGGTCCGCGAAGATTTCGGGGGCCTCGTCCAGTCCGAACTGGAGGTCGCGCACGTCTATCTTGACCACGTCGTGGCCGCGCTCGCGGAGTTCCGACAGCAGCAGCTTCTCGTCTTTCCGAATCCGGGAGTAGAGTAGTCCAACCTGCAACTTACTCCCCCCAGTCCTCTTCGAGCTCCGGGGCTCGGTCGAGGACTGGCGGGTTTCGCTCGACGACTTCCAGTTCGGCACCGCAGGTCGTGCAATCGACTATCTCTCCCACTTCGGCGTCGTCGTGCAGGGTCACGTCGGCCCCGCACTGTACGCATTCGGTCATAGCAGTTCTTCCTAAATCGCTATTCCACTTAAAACCATCGAACGTGTCAAAAAATTATCGTAGAACAGACGGGGCTCTAAGGGCGTAATGAGGCAATTTCCGCGTCAAACCGAAGTCGTCGCCGAGCTTCGAGAGTATATAAATGCGGTCCCGGAAGGGACCGGCGGTCGGTCAGACATATCGACTCACCTCCGTCCGGAGTTTCTCGTCGGCGTCGGCCAGCGCCGCGCGCTCGTCGGCGAGCGCCGCCTCGTCCGCGGCGATGGTCTCCTCGGCCGCGGTCAGGCCCGCGGCGACCGCCTCGGGGGCGGGGCCGCCGGGCGAATCGCGGGACGCCGCGCTCGCTGCGGGGTCCAGCGCGGCCTCGACCGCCTCGCGCTCGACGTAGGCGTCGAGCGACTCGCCCAGCACGTCCTCGGCCGCCGCGTCGAGCGCGGCGTAGTCGGCCCCCTCTTCGGAAGCCTCGGCGACCATCTCGTGGGCCTTCCGGAAGGGGACCCCGGCCATCGCCAGCAGGTCGGCGACGCCGGTCGCGGTCGAGAATCCTTCCCCGGCCGCCTCGGCGAGCGCCGCCTCGTCCCACGCCGCGGTCGCCGCGGCCCCGGCCGCCACCGCGACCGCCTCGGTCACGGCGTCCGTGGCCTCCCACGCGTGGGGCGTGGCGTTCTGGAGGTCGCGGTTGTACGCGCGGGGCAGGCCCTTCAGGGTCGTGAGAAGCCCGTTCAGGCCCGCCGCGGCGTCGCCCGCGGTCGCCCGCACGAGTTCGAGCGTGTCGGGGTTCTTCTTCTGGGGCATGATGGAGGACGTCGAGGAGTAGTCGTCCGAGAGTTCGACGAGGCCCTTGTTCGAGAACACGACGAGGTCCTCGGCGAGTCCCGAGACGGTCGTCGCGAGGTTCGAGAGCGCGGCGACGACCTCCACGAGGAAGTCGCGGGTCGAGACCGCGTCCATCGAGTTGGCGACGAGACCGTCGAAGCCGAGCAACTCGGCGGTGCGCTCGCGGTCCACGTCGAACGGCGTGCCCGCGAACGCCGCCGCGCCGAGGGGCGACCGGTTCACCCGAGCGTATGCGTCGAACAGTCTCGCGGTGTCGCGCGCGACCGCCTGCTCGTAGGAGAGCAGGTAGTGGCCGACGGTGGTCGGCTGTGCGGGCTGGAGGTGGGTGTAACCGGGCATCACGGTCTCGGCGTGTTCCTCGGCGACCTCCGCCAGCGACTTCTGGAGGCCGAGGGTCGCCTCGACGGCGTCCAGTACGTCCTCGCGCAGGCGGTAGCGGATGCAGGTCGCCACCTCGTCGTTGCGCGACCGGGCGGTGTGCATCTTCCCGCCCACGTCGCCCGCGCGCCCGACGACGGCCGTCTCGATGGCGGCGTGAACGTCCTCGCCGTCGGGCAGGGCGTCGAAGCCCGCCGACTCCACCTCGTCCAGCGCCGAGAGGATGGCGGCGGCCTCGCCGTCGTCCACGACGCCCTGCTCGGCGAGCATCACGACGTGGGCGCGGTCCACCGCGAGGTCGGCCGCGAAGATGCGCTCGTCGTCGTCCATCGAGGAGAGGAACCCGCGGGCGGGGCCGCCGCTGAAGCGGTCGCGGCGCACCACGTCGCTCGCGGCTTCGCCGCTCGCGTATTCCGAGGCGCGTTGCGCCTCGCGTTCGCTCTCCTCGGTCATTCTACTGCTCCTCCGTCTCCTCGGTCTCGTCGCCTGAGCCGTCGGTCAGCAGTTCCGCCTTCTTGGCCTCGGCGTCCTTCGCCACCGCGTTGGCCAGTCTCGACTGGAAGCCGTGGTACTTCGCCACGCCGGTCGCGTCGGCCTGCGCGATGCCGTCCACCGACTCGGTGTTGAACGAGGCGGCCGACTCGGAGTAGACCGCGTAGTCGCTCTCGCGGGCCACCGGACGGGCCTGTCCGCCCTCGAACTTGACGGTGACGGTGCCCGTGACCTTCTCCTGCGTCGTGTCCACGAAGCCGTCGAGGGCGTCCACGAGCGGCGCGGATAGGAGACCTTCGTAGGCCTTCTCGGCCCACTGCTGGTCCACCTGCTTCTTGAAGGCGCGCTCCTCCTCCGTGAGGACGAGTCCTTCGAGCGCCTCGTGGGCGTTGAGCAGGGTCGTCGCGGCGGGATGCTCGTAGTTCTCGCGGACCTTCAGGCCGAGCATGCGGTCTTCCATCATGTCGGT
Encoded proteins:
- the lysW gene encoding lysine biosynthesis protein LysW produces the protein MTECVQCGADVTLHDDAEVGEIVDCTTCGAELEVVERNPPVLDRAPELEEDWGE
- the argH gene encoding argininosuccinate lyase — its product is MTEESEREAQRASEYASGEAASDVVRRDRFSGGPARGFLSSMDDDERIFAADLAVDRAHVVMLAEQGVVDDGEAAAILSALDEVESAGFDALPDGEDVHAAIETAVVGRAGDVGGKMHTARSRNDEVATCIRYRLREDVLDAVEATLGLQKSLAEVAEEHAETVMPGYTHLQPAQPTTVGHYLLSYEQAVARDTARLFDAYARVNRSPLGAAAFAGTPFDVDRERTAELLGFDGLVANSMDAVSTRDFLVEVVAALSNLATTVSGLAEDLVVFSNKGLVELSDDYSSTSSIMPQKKNPDTLELVRATAGDAAAGLNGLLTTLKGLPRAYNRDLQNATPHAWEATDAVTEAVAVAAGAAATAAWDEAALAEAAGEGFSTATGVADLLAMAGVPFRKAHEMVAEASEEGADYAALDAAAEDVLGESLDAYVEREAVEAALDPAASAASRDSPGGPAPEAVAAGLTAAEETIAADEAALADERAALADADEKLRTEVSRYV
- the lysX gene encoding lysine biosynthesis protein LysX, which codes for MQVGLLYSRIRKDEKLLLSELRERGHDVVKIDVRDLQFGLDEAPEIFADLDVVVDRCLATSRSLYATKFCEAYGVPVVNSAETARTCADKVQNSLALAGAGVPTPATDVAFTKESAMESIEEFGYPCVLKPVVGSWGRLMAKIDSRSAAEAILEHKATLGHYEHKVFYVQEFVDKPGRDVRVLATDGEPVAAMVRSSDHWLTNAAKGAETEAFELDAEAKKLVQQASDAVGGGLLGVDLMEVGGDGTNYTVHEVNHTVEFKSLNDTADVDVPAEVVDWLEAKAAAKHEVVA